The following coding sequences lie in one Rutidosis leptorrhynchoides isolate AG116_Rl617_1_P2 chromosome 4, CSIRO_AGI_Rlap_v1, whole genome shotgun sequence genomic window:
- the LOC139839557 gene encoding transcription factor MYB17-like codes for MGRAPCCEKTGLKRGPWTQEEDQLLVDYINKNGHGSWRSLPKLAGLLRCGKSCRLRWTNYLRPDIKRGPFSPEEEKLVIQLHAILGNRWAAIAAQMPGRTDNEIKNLWNTHLRKRLLSIGIDPQTHEPTTISSSLVGPLKRPPASPSTRHMAQWESARLEAEARLSMESSLLLASSSPLPPNKRSTNNDYFLRIWHSEVGNSFRNIKSEKLIACSSPASQASVSGMTIEMGPKPDVEHSSSYPEPEPEPESKPEHKSVHLFAGFTHSSSSNEVEESSDTALQLFFDFQGQNDTSFLEAHF; via the exons ATGGGAAGAGCACCTTGCTGTGAGAAAACAGGACTAAAAAGAGGTCCATGGACACAAGAAGAAGATCAACTTTTAGTTGATTACATCAACAAAAATGGTCATGGTAGCTGGCGTTCTCTACCTAAACTCGCCG GTCTACTCCGGTGCGGAAAGAGTTGTCGGCTTCGATGGACAAACTACCTTCGGCCAGATATCAAACGCGGTCCATTCAGCCCTGAAGAAGAAAAGCTAGTAATCCAGCTGCATGCCATTCTTGGCAACCG ATGGGCTGCAATTGCTGCCCAAATGCCTGGAAGAACAGATAACGAGATCAAGAATCTATGGAACACTCACTTGAGAAAACGCCTCTTATCAATAGGCATTGACCCGCAAACTCATGAACCAACCACTATATCCTCTTCTTTAGTAGGCCCACTAAAACGGCCTCCAGCCTCACCTTCAACTCGCCACATGGCGCAATGGGAGAGCGCCAGGCTGGAGGCCGAAGCGCGACTCTCAATGGAGTCGTCGCTACTTTTAGCCTCGTCATCACCTCTACCACCTAACAAAAGAAGCACCAACAATGACTATTTTCTACGCATTTGGCATTCGGAAGTTGGAAACTCATTTAGAAACATCAAAAGCGAAAAACTAATTGCTTGTTCTAGTCCGGCTTCACAAGCTTCAGTTTCAGGGATGACTATAGAAATGGGGCCCAAACCAGATGTTGAACACTCGTCAAGCTATCCAGAaccggaacctgaaccagaatcAAAACCCGAACACAAAAGTGTGCACTTGTTTGCTGGATTCACACATTCATCTAGCTCAAATGAAGTTGAAGAATCATCTGATACTGCACTGCAATTGTTTTTCGATTTCCAGGGCCAAAATGATACGAGTTTTTTAGAAGCTCATTTTTAA